The DNA segment ATCCGGCGCAAGCCGTCGGAGCCTCTCCACGACGGCGCCCCCCAGTCCCTGGTCCCGCTCGGCAAGCTGGAGCACCACCGAGGAGACCGAAGGCATGGATTCGATCCCCTCCAGGGCGATCCCCGCCAGCACCGCCGGATAGTCCCGGCGGTCCCGGAGCCCTTCCAGCGCCGAGGCCAGGCGGTTCATGGCGTCGGCGAGCAGCCTGTTCTGGAGGCGCAGCCTCTCGCGTTCGGACTCCCGCTCCGCCGCCATGACCTCCCGTCGCCGGATCTCCCCGGCCCGCTTCCCGGCATCCCGACTGATGCCGGCGATGGTCTGTTCGAGCTGCTCCGTCTGCTCCGCCACCCACTGCCGGGCCTCCCGGCGGGCGTTCTGGAGGGCGGCGCCCTTCTCGGCCTCCGCCTTGGCGAAGATCAGTTCCCGTAGCCCCTCCACCTTCTTCGTCGCTTCCTCGGTCATCCCAGGTTCACCCCTATGGCCTCACGCAGATAGCGTGTCAGAAAGTCCTTGTCCCTGGTGCTGCCGTGCCGGTCGGGGATCTCCACCAGCAGGGGGAGTTCCCCGCGCTCCCGGAGCCTCCGGACAAGCCCGGGCACGGCGGCGGCCGCCTTCTCGGTCAGCACGAGGATACCCAGATCCCCCTGCCCCAGGGCCTCCCGGACGGCCCGCTCCGTCTCCTCCGCCCCGTGGGCGATCCGGCCCCTGACCCCGGCGAGCCGCAGAGCCACCAGGCTGTCGTGGTTGTCGCTGACCAGGAAGGCCCGCACGACGGATCACAGCCTGGCCAGGATCAGCAGCGAGATGATCACGCCGTAGATGGCGATCCCCTCGGCCAGCCCCAGGTAGATCAGGGTCATCCCCAGGGCCTCGGGCTTCTCGCCGATGACCCCCAGCGCCGCGGCGCCGACCACGGCCACGGCGATCCCGGCGCCGAGACAGGCCAGCCCCGTGGAGAGA comes from the Synergistales bacterium genome and includes:
- a CDS encoding V-type ATP synthase subunit F; protein product: MRAFLVSDNHDSLVALRLAGVRGRIAHGAEETERAVREALGQGDLGILVLTEKAAAAVPGLVRRLRERGELPLLVEIPDRHGSTRDKDFLTRYLREAIGVNLG
- a CDS encoding ATPase; the encoded protein is MTEEATKKVEGLRELIFAKAEAEKGAALQNARREARQWVAEQTEQLEQTIAGISRDAGKRAGEIRRREVMAAERESERERLRLQNRLLADAMNRLASALEGLRDRRDYPAVLAGIALEGIESMPSVSSVVLQLAERDQGLGGAVVERLRRLAPDVELSFDPTPAPITGGVWLRSGDGRWRSRLDWGILASEMADTLAERLLL